Genomic DNA from Filimonas effusa:
GTCTACTCTTTTCCGCATCGAATAAATATGCAGAGGCTAATTGAGCTTAATATATTATCAGGTGTTGATGACGCTCCAAGAGGCTTTAGGCTCATTACCCAGGAACAACTATATTTGATCTTAAAGGAGACGCAAAGCGATGAAAGTTTTATTATCCATTAAGCCGGAATTTGCTGATAAGATATTTGATGGTAAGAAAAAATTTGAATTCCGCAGGGCTATTTTTAAGCGAAACGATATAAAAACAGTTGTTGTTTACGCATCTTCGCCGGTGCAGAAAGTTATTGGTGAGTTTGAAATCGAGTCAATAATAAAAGGCAATCTGGTTGAGTTATGGGAAACCACCAAAGCCTATGCAGGCATAGATGAACAGTATTTTTACAAGTATTTTGCAGATCGCAACTCAGGCTTCGCTATCAAAATTAAGCAAGCAAAAAAATATAAACTGCCTTTATCTTTGAAAGAGAATTTTAATGTTGTCCCTCCTCAGTCATTTGTTTATCTATAATCTTTCC
This window encodes:
- a CDS encoding ASCH domain-containing protein, encoding MKVLLSIKPEFADKIFDGKKKFEFRRAIFKRNDIKTVVVYASSPVQKVIGEFEIESIIKGNLVELWETTKAYAGIDEQYFYKYFADRNSGFAIKIKQAKKYKLPLSLKENFNVVPPQSFVYL